One window from the genome of Cryobacterium sp. GrIS_2_6 encodes:
- a CDS encoding phophatidylserine decarboxylase associated domain-containing protein, which yields MRQGPDIDGDIKRRAGWLPTEQDDLESWLAGHRDRVEARGEQVVLHPVIVEFQRLIGSDPVVRMYMTQMIAQVPASKPYRKRHLENVEQLLRLINEVLTMAPEFSEGSYHRWHRPVAGTIVRAFVQQGTYPSEADSEGVNAVEPTNSQSYLAHVAARAIILIRANNPVIGLMAVVPVGMVEVSSCIIDPKITLGYHVAKGEELGYFQFGGSTECLIFRPGAIEGFSLAAIPQPHDPQAPLVRVRSQLATASASKKLP from the coding sequence ATGAGACAGGGGCCTGACATTGATGGCGACATCAAACGACGAGCAGGATGGCTACCTACAGAGCAGGACGATCTGGAGTCTTGGCTGGCCGGGCACCGAGATCGAGTGGAGGCCCGGGGTGAACAGGTCGTCCTTCATCCTGTCATCGTGGAGTTTCAGAGGCTGATCGGCTCTGACCCGGTCGTGCGGATGTACATGACTCAAATGATCGCCCAGGTGCCCGCGTCCAAACCGTATCGGAAACGCCATCTGGAGAACGTCGAGCAGCTACTTCGGCTGATCAACGAGGTGCTGACAATGGCGCCCGAGTTCAGCGAGGGCTCCTACCACCGTTGGCACCGTCCTGTCGCCGGAACCATAGTTCGAGCGTTCGTTCAGCAGGGAACGTATCCTTCTGAGGCCGACTCCGAGGGCGTGAACGCAGTGGAGCCGACGAACTCGCAGTCCTACCTCGCACATGTTGCGGCGCGGGCGATCATCCTTATCCGCGCCAACAATCCCGTCATCGGACTGATGGCCGTAGTCCCGGTAGGGATGGTCGAGGTTTCCTCTTGCATCATCGACCCGAAAATCACCTTGGGGTACCACGTTGCCAAAGGCGAAGAACTCGGCTATTTCCAGTTCGGTGGTTCAACGGAATGCCTCATTTTTCGTCCGGGGGCCATCGAGGGCTTCAGCCTCGCGGCCATTCCCCAACCACATGACCCCCAGGCCCCGTTGGTGCGCGTCCGATCCCAGCTCGCCACCGCTAGTGCCAGCAAAAAATTGCCATAG
- a CDS encoding DUF6458 family protein, with amino-acid sequence MSFVWGIIMYVVGIIVVWVLPAPDGVDLHMIGYVIMSIGALTIVYALVRIAGGRRAARRRLRSGTQDDPPRRATDI; translated from the coding sequence ATGAGCTTCGTATGGGGCATCATCATGTACGTAGTCGGAATCATCGTCGTCTGGGTCCTCCCCGCCCCGGACGGAGTCGATCTCCACATGATCGGTTACGTGATCATGAGTATCGGGGCGCTGACAATTGTCTACGCCCTCGTCAGAATCGCCGGCGGACGCCGAGCGGCACGGCGCCGCCTCCGCTCCGGTACTCAGGACGACCCACCGCGCAGAGCCACCGATATCTGA
- a CDS encoding SAP domain-containing protein encodes MTGTVNASLKDPELYEKLRSDGASQAKAARISNAAAKEGRSVVGARGGRREPYEDWTVPELRKRARELDLAGLSKSRKAVLIAALREH; translated from the coding sequence ATGACGGGCACAGTGAACGCGAGCCTGAAGGACCCAGAACTGTATGAGAAGCTGCGCAGCGATGGCGCTTCACAGGCCAAGGCCGCCCGCATCTCAAATGCCGCCGCGAAAGAAGGCCGGTCAGTTGTCGGCGCGAGAGGTGGACGCCGTGAACCCTACGAGGATTGGACCGTACCCGAATTGCGTAAGCGAGCACGCGAGCTAGACCTTGCGGGGCTCTCAAAGAGCAGGAAGGCGGTGCTGATTGCCGCGCTTCGAGAGCATTAG
- a CDS encoding YbdK family carboxylate-amine ligase, which translates to MLTFGIEEECFLVERTTLQPAPIADLVRRGLPAMTAGGLVTSEFLASQIERFTPILTEMDSATTDLSRFRAEMGAAPRLRGVIAIGVGTPFDASALPIVTEKERYRNVENGIRGVLRDHQICATHIHMGVPSRDAGVRALNRLRIWLPTLMALSGNSPFWRGSSTGFDSWRAVIMRRWTTTGCPSHFNDAADYDRRIRRLVGVGATTDVATVAWYGRLSEVHPTLEVRVADAQLDVESRTLLAALTRGLVATALDEAGRDIPPLTVEPELLDAALWHAARDGIRGNLLNPATTELTPAREAITTMVRSIEGSLDDAGDQQRVAESLEHLWRKGTGAQQQERAFATKGRSGLSAFLETSFTS; encoded by the coding sequence ATGCTGACGTTTGGGATCGAGGAGGAGTGCTTCCTTGTTGAGCGGACCACTCTGCAGCCTGCACCCATCGCGGATCTCGTCCGTCGAGGCCTCCCCGCGATGACCGCAGGTGGTCTTGTCACGAGCGAGTTTCTGGCCTCCCAAATCGAACGATTCACCCCGATCCTGACCGAGATGGATTCAGCCACGACCGACCTGTCACGGTTTCGCGCCGAGATGGGAGCGGCGCCCCGACTGCGAGGTGTCATCGCGATCGGCGTAGGTACCCCCTTTGACGCATCCGCATTGCCGATTGTGACCGAGAAGGAACGATACCGAAATGTTGAAAACGGTATCCGCGGCGTGCTGCGCGATCATCAGATTTGCGCCACACACATACACATGGGCGTACCCAGCCGGGATGCCGGAGTACGCGCCCTCAACCGGCTGCGAATCTGGCTGCCCACCCTGATGGCCCTGTCGGGAAACTCCCCATTCTGGCGCGGATCCAGCACAGGGTTCGACTCCTGGCGCGCGGTAATCATGCGGCGATGGACGACAACCGGATGTCCGTCGCACTTCAATGATGCTGCTGACTACGACCGGCGCATCCGTCGTCTGGTCGGGGTCGGTGCGACAACTGATGTCGCGACCGTAGCGTGGTACGGGCGCCTGTCCGAAGTTCACCCCACGCTCGAAGTGCGCGTGGCCGACGCTCAACTTGACGTTGAGTCAAGAACTCTCCTCGCCGCCCTCACGCGCGGACTCGTCGCCACCGCACTGGACGAAGCCGGGCGGGACATCCCTCCGCTCACGGTCGAGCCGGAACTTTTGGATGCAGCACTCTGGCACGCTGCCCGTGACGGCATCCGCGGAAACCTTCTCAATCCCGCCACGACCGAACTCACCCCCGCGCGTGAAGCGATCACAACCATGGTTCGCAGCATCGAGGGATCGCTGGATGATGCGGGTGACCAGCAGCGTGTCGCGGAATCGCTTGAGCATCTGTGGCGGAAAGGGACTGGCGCCCAGCAACAAGAGCGAGCCTTCGCGACCAAGGGTCGGTCGGGGCTCAGCGCGTTCCTGGAGACCTCTTTCACGAGCTGA